GACACAACTCTGACGGTCCTCCTGGCAGCCTGTCCTACATCTTCCCAtctgtgctcctccctcctgtttccCTCCCTACCTGGTACTTCATGGTGCTTTCGTCCAACGTGTCCAGTTCCCGGCTCAGCTTGTGCATCTGGTCACTGATGTCATCCATCTCACTACAGAGGCTCTTATAGCAGCCCAGGTCTGAGTCAAACTCCTTCTTGTACTTCCGGCGCTGCTCATCTGAAGTTATCTCTGGGAACAGCCTGAAGAGAGACATTAATATGCTGTAAGACACTCTGAACTGTCCCTCTGTATGAGTCACACAGGAACCTcacaaagagaagcagcagcagagcatggACTCACCTGTAGAGGTAATCAGTGTGGTCTCGGTCCAGCTCGTTGCCAGTGTCTCCTGTGGTGTACCCAGTTTCATATTGTGATTCCACCTGAGCAGCCGCATGCTCTCGGttcctccttttttctgtctttgtataATGAGGAGGAGGCTTCCTGACACTCCGAGTCTCctctgaggagctgctgctgcaaactgTGGTCCTGCAGTTCTGGTATAGAGGCTCGGCAGCACGGCTCGGACTGCCGCCTGCTCGGAAGCTGCAGAAAAGCAAAGTACAGGTATTACACAGTAGAAATGAACATTGTTGTTTCATCTATGCATGTCCCTGTTTATcagtttagcttagcatgcaAACAGCTGCTAAATAGCAACAAATACAAAgcacagaggaggctgactgCAACATTATACTGCTGACTCATAAAACAAGCAAGCAGCTAACCTGATGGTGGAGGCAGACTGAGAGACTGATGCAGCACATATGAAGCTGCTACAGCCTTTTCAGTAACAGGAGACCTCATTGGTGagattgtatttttgtgtttttttatgaccATCTAAAAAATCCTTGTGAACCTGATATCTCTGTGATGTTCAGTTGAGCTTAATACTGAgctggtcaaaggtcactgtgtcACTCATGAGTCTATATACAGGATAAAATGATGTGACGCCATTTCCAAAAGATTAAGTGTAAACCTAGCATGGATAAAAACCTGACTGACTGGCATTCCAGTTACGATTCACACTGAGAGGTGCATGTGGTTCTTCATTCCTCCTGTTGTGTCTGTGCTTCATGGAGTCACTGCCATCAGTCACCTGTTGCTTTTATAATCTCCCTCACTGTGGATGCTGACTGTTCTGTTGCTGTGGGAAACCACAGTGTTCTCCGCCCTCAGGTCAGGTGCTGCTCTCTCCGACACAACGACAGTCGGTGCCTGCTGGGTGCTGCGTGCTTCTCCAACATGGTTCACCTTTAAAGACATCAGGACAATCCAATCACAATCACTCATTGAACTACAGGGTTTATGGATGGTCAATGTGTCAGTCTGCCATGTTTAGCTTCATGATGTGTATGAAATAATCCACAATTTTTTATGCTGGAAGGGAAACGTTGCACTAAATCTGTCACATAGCAGTGAAGTGCAGAACTGGAGGAGTTCCCTGCACCGAACACTTGGCTAAGAGAAGCTGTGCCAATGCcagacatgcatgcatgtaaCCCGACAGATacaaggacacagacacacacacacacacacagacacatacacacagatgagCCTTGGCCCGAGCATGACACAGAGTGACAGCTCAAACATCCTTTAGCCCCAGAGAGCAGACGTCCTTTCCTGCAGGTTTCCAGGATGTGTCCTACTATCAGAGCCAATTAACTAGACAGACACAACATGAAACACacatcatcactgtgtgtgtgtaaaagacaATATCATCATGAGCACACAGAAAGGGCTCAGGTAGGAGTGAAGTCAGCACATATGCTTATCAAAGACAACATTTAACACCTGCAGTGAATCACAGGGATGATgtcagtaaacaaaaacattttaaataccatgtaaaataatacaaaaaatacCATTTAATGATGCAAACAAAACCCTGAAGCTGCATTATGCCCTGCTGTCATACTGTATGATGCATCATTAATGACTTCTAGTCTTTGACCTATTTCTGGTGTCGTCGCACAGGATGAGGATCTACTGAGCTGATGAGAGCGTCTGAAGCAGGCAGTCTGTGAAACAGATCTCATGAGTCTCAGGATGATCcgctgcatgaaaaaaaaatggtctGGAAAGCTGCAGGGAATCGGAtcctctgcagcacagcactTCTTTCATGGCTGTGCTTTTTACTGCGGCCGGTGTTTGTGTGAATTAACAAATTCTGCTTATAGTCCAgacactaaaaataaataaatggtacaaattattattttctatgAAAGCCTTACTACTATCTTACTTTATAAAAGGAACCTTCATTACATTGGCTATAATCACTTAGAATCAGAAATTAATCAAAATAATGAGATATATGaggaaaaattattttttttttgtttttctctttagttcTAGTGTAGCTGCTAATTTTGATCAATACTCATCAGAAGcaacatacatgttttttttttaaaaaaagaactttttATCACTCTTTCCATATAAAATTGTCAGTGAAATGACTTGTGCACCAGCAGTCTAATCTGCAGCAGTGTTCAGCAGACCCTTCACAGACTAAATCATTTAGTGCCACCACACTCTGTAGGGattcacacagcaacacagaggcAACTCAACCCTTTTTATACATTATACATGCCACATACATTATATATGCCACCCTGCAAGGCAAGCATCTTCCCTGCGATATACAAGAGTGCCCCAGAATAGGGCCTGCTTCTCCATGGATGCTGATAGGCAGTATGTAGGCCAAGGCTAAACTGATTGAATGTGTTTCTTCTCTTCCCGTAATGAGTCATGGTGGCCATGATACATTCACAGCATCCTAATAGAATAATCACTGCTAAACACCACATGAGGCTGTGAAGTACAAACAGCACGGGGCTCTAgcagcatgcaaacacacaaaatcacatggacacatggacccccccccccccctttttgacaaaacttctttcttcctctttctatTTAAAATTAACCACACAGTAGACAGTCTATCACTGCCAAGAGGGCGATGGCAGGAGCCACTATGCTAAGCTTCAAAACAGGAGTTTGCTTTATTTACATGTGTCTGGTTGAAATGCTCATCATTCACATCCACCTGAAGCCATTAGCTACGATGGAGCAtagcacataaacacaacagtgtTGGTGTGAGACATGAAGAAGGTAAATATGATGTGTTATCAAAGCAAACAGTGCTTCatctaaaataattaaaaccaATGACAGCAGCTAGCAATTGATATCAGTTGATCAATTGATGCAATAACTCACACCACCACAAGAGgtcactaataaaaaaaaaacggcaACATGCTGTCATTTTATGGGGCTTATCATGAAGCCACATCAAAACACCAGCCACTTTAGTATGTCTTAAACACAACTGtgttgtgcaaatgtgtgtttgtgtgtgtggcgaTCTGTTTCAATGAGGTGATTTACTTCATGAGTCTCCTGACCTGCTTCCTGTGCAAAGAACCATAAAGCACTGTCGTTCTTCTATGGATTGTGTGCGGCTGCAGCAGGCTGGTTAATGATAAGTCAGAGTGAAACCTGGGTGTGTCGCAGATAAACGCCACAATTCTCCCAGTCAACATTGGCAGGTTTGTTTGAAACTCAATAAGGAAAATCATTAGTGTGTTAAGAATCCAATACATGCTGGCAGGCAGACATGTAAGCACTAATGTCAGTCTGGTTTATGTGGACGGAGAAAAAGAAGTaaaatttttatttatgttgtgctgaaaaaaatgtgctttGTTAAAATGTAATGAAGAAATAAATCATTCACAGATGTTACTCACCCAGTCCTGCACATCCTGCCCCTCCGACGGCCTGACCGGCAGCACGTCCCAGTAGATGTTAGCTTTTCCGTGGCGCCAAATCTTGCTGCGGGTCTTGTAGGCGTAGTAAGCAGAAAAGGACAAGGCCAACACCACCAACAGGCCCAACACCAACGCCACCGCCTGAAGACGCGCGGTGAATTATAAATCAGGCCAGAATAACAGAATACAGGGAATAGAATAAAAGCAGAATAACCCCTCTGACCTCCTCGGGGTCCATGTAGCAGTAGTGATGCAGGTATTGATTGTACATGGGGAACCCTCCAGGAAAACCAGCTCCCACGCTGCCGCTGAGGCTGGGGGTGCCCTGGAAGCTCTGGCACATCATCAGCATGGGGTTGTACAGCACGCTCTGTGAGCTCTGAGACATCGGGTTCACCCCGATCACAAAGATGATGTCGATGATGCCCTGAAGACAAAGCGGGGGGGATGTAATCACAGTAATGATTTAAAGCCTGTCTGTGCACTGAAGGTCCCACTGTAGCCATCCGTCCTGTTGAGTCTAGCTGGACGGTGACGGATGAAGCTTAAAGATGCACTAATcaatattttttacattaacaGTGGATTAACTGGATATGTGTAATGTGAAAGGAGTCGACCCCACAGAGAATCATCACCTAATTATCCTGTCAGCCCTCTCACTGAGGGAAGGAGCTCTAACCTCTGAGAAGTTTGTTTGCTCACAAGACTGATACTTTAAAATCTATCAGTGGAAACGAGGAGTGACAATGACCTTTGCCCCCAGTCACCGCTGTAAACCAACCACACAGTCAGTTCAACTATCAATGACGCATACAGGTATTGCAGGTGCAGCAGTGACACCGTGTTTCACATGAAGGGCTCAGTGTTAGTGGATTCATGTCACAAAATGTGGCAGTTAGCATTAACTTGGTGGAACTGTCATCACAAACTGAAATGAGATACAGATATCTGTGACTGATGTTTGGTGAGGTGGACTCACCTGAAGGACAGCTAGGATGATGTCGCTGATGAACACAGTGAGGTAAAACCTGCACCCCCTCATGGACGGTGATCGTGAGAAACTGCCTACCAGGAACCCCAGAGCCACCAGGAAGTTGATGGCTGCCATAGAAATCATCGCTGACTTGGCAGACAGCGGCGTCATGTAGGAGTTGCCGTAGCCGTAGCTGCCTCCATAATATCCTGATGCGGCACCTCCACTAGCCCCTACAGCAAAACCCCCCATCCCAAATCCATATGTGTCCCACACCAAGGTTGAAGCGAcgcagatgaagatgatgaagcaCATGATGGCCGTGGCTCCCTGGAAGGTTTTGACAAATCCAGGAGGAGAGAACCAGCGGTAGAAGTGTTGAGGCTTCGCCTCTGCATAGTAGGGGTCCTGAGGGGGGTTGTAGGCATAGGGGACATAGTGGCTCTCAGGGGTATGGATGCTTCTTGGGGGGTAGAAGCTGTGTGAGGTGGTGCTGTAAGGAGGGCTGTACACTGGAGGACTGTCATAGTACTGAGGCTCATACATGGTCAGTGGGTATGTTACCTGGAGGTGGGAAGAAAAATGTGTCACAATGAAACACCAAAAATAATAAACCGATAGCAGCTCTGAATGCAGTAAATAGTCTGCATGCCACCTTTAATTGCTTCAGTCCTCTGGATGAGTAAAGACCTCCATACTTATTTGCTTATCTTAATCTGATGTGACTAGTTTTTGAGCACTTTTCCAGCTGCCCAGCATGCACCTGTGCGCCCTTCATTCACCTCAGCCCACCCCTCTCTGCAGTATCGCTGACCCACACTTCATCACTCCAGAGGAACTCAACCCAACCGGCTTCAATAattcagacagacagcagataaGAGGCGAGCCGGGGCAGCCATGCGTGCTGTTTACTGGGAGGAACCACAGTGCTGGCGGCTCCCCTGGTGATGCACCTACAATATGTAACCTGCTGTGTGCACCTGCTGACTGTCAGGCCACAGAGGGACAGGGGGGGTCCGCTCAGGCGTGGAGGACCAATGGTGTATTTTCATATTTGCTTTCAGACAACAAAAGTCCTAAACTTACTtttatctgcatgtgtgtgagacaacACTTATTCTTACTGTGATAAACGACACAAAacagtcacatcagtcacaACATGTAGTCCTGTGGTAGTCTGACTAAAAGAAGTCACTCAGTGGGAACAAACATTAGACACTTACCAGCTCCGGTGGAAGAAAACTTGGTCCCGGCCGGCTTCCGTCCTCCGTGTCATCACAGCGTACTCTTTATACTTCACCATCAATCGTAAACTTCGTCATTTCCCTCTGTGATAACTCTTTCCTCACAAAAAGCTCCATAAATGAAACCTATGAGCGGCTGGACTCacctgtggagctgctgctgctgctgctgctgcgtgtctCACCCACGGAACCACGTGCTCTCTGATAGGTTACAGGTCTGCATAATGAGTGGACTATGGACAGTGGAGGAAGttaagaggaggagggagagcaggCTGATGGCAGCTTTTTATGTTAcagtgtttgaatgtaaaaaatCAGTGTCTGTTTTTTATGAAGAGATTTTTGCATTGTACCTTTAGAtgtctaaaaaacacacaatacccAGTGTCCATTTAACATTATGGTGGTAAACTGAAGCAAGTGTCCATACAGGAAGAAGAAGCATTTGtaaagaaaatatttaaaaacaaacaaattgaTAATAACCAGCAACATATGAGGTAACACTCCCCGACTgagctttatttaaaatgataatttgcaataaaaaaagaaaatacaa
This sequence is a window from Parambassis ranga chromosome 17, fParRan2.1, whole genome shotgun sequence. Protein-coding genes within it:
- the LOC114450448 gene encoding occludin, with the translated sequence MYEPQYYDSPPVYSPPYSTTSHSFYPPRSIHTPESHYVPYAYNPPQDPYYAEAKPQHFYRWFSPPGFVKTFQGATAIMCFIIFICVASTLVWDTYGFGMGGFAVGASGGAASGYYGGSYGYGNSYMTPLSAKSAMISMAAINFLVALGFLVGSFSRSPSMRGCRFYLTVFISDIILAVLQGIIDIIFVIGVNPMSQSSQSVLYNPMLMMCQSFQGTPSLSGSVGAGFPGGFPMYNQYLHHYCYMDPEEAVALVLGLLVVLALSFSAYYAYKTRSKIWRHGKANIYWDVLPVRPSEGQDVQDWVNHVGEARSTQQAPTVVVSERAAPDLRAENTVVSHSNRTVSIHSEGDYKSNSFRAGGSPSRAAEPLYQNCRTTVCSSSSSEETRSVRKPPPHYTKTEKRRNREHAAAQVESQYETGYTTGDTGNELDRDHTDYLYRLFPEITSDEQRRKYKKEFDSDLGCYKSLCSEMDDISDQMHKLSRELDTLDESTMKYQGVADEYNRLKDLKRTADYQAKKKQCKELRQKLFHIKRLVKVYDQGLC